The stretch of DNA AGCTCCGTTTCAaatcccggtactggacttgcaccaatgagttattttattaatttcagttgattccaccattatagacggcgatacgggtcaccacctatctcgttggtctaacagaaagctcggtaaaatgtgggtactgagttcatcttgcgatggatgtacctctgacaacctCAATCGGGAACTTATGTCAAAATCACCATCCAAACATGAAACAAACTCAAAAAAACAACAACGTTAATAggtcttatatttattttcgacaGTATATTTACAAAAAGGTCAACGTTGGTcatatataaataggtacatacaataaattatttatatttcataatgagtttccaggcaacgttccgttataaaatatatagttggggctgtacggtcacgaacattaatatgtatacactttggtaccatatcacattaacttttatgacaaattgaactgtaagtctcactaaatgtcaaatatgttagtgcgacagagtcctaaagtgggtacattatattgctcatgactgtacacatttaacgtgataattacctactttctcattgctcgggtacataattattcaaaaacaagTAATGGCTGAGGCATATATATTTTGTAACAGATATGtatagaataggctagtttcaaactagtcaaatcagttactttttactaaacgtcaaaacacgaaattactagggaaattgtatgaaaaagaaagcacgctgtgacgttatagaggaacgtgataaaatgtcgaacttattattacgtttttcttgattaaaattcataaacaagttaaatagaaaaagaaaatgtttttcgttagttttaaatctgcctttatttaataatcagaatttcataatttatcttgaacctagtacacgacccaattatgttgctacctatattgcttcactttatttcgatcagaataataatgggtggaatatgtgatttgcctgggtgtaataacaagggtcatcatttatatccaaaaacaaagatgaaagacgCATATGTATGTtatcatgaaattaaaaggttaaacggaggcaactttgtacagcgccatctatatatttttctgGGGaatgtaacctggaaagtccgtaATGTGACAATggcgctaattcctgcagacaactcctattttttttaagttatacctgtcattttcttatccgccgaaaaggaggaCGGGTGATCGACAGACGTCAGAATTCATAGAACAAGTCAATTTTACCCTTTCAGCGACATGCCTATTtcattcgtccgggttattgttCTATTCATTCATGTTAAAGTTAAAAGCTGTCAGTCGTCTatgtctttccttttcggcagataagaaaatgtgtGTGAAAAAGAGGAGTGAGCGAGAAAGAAGAAAGTACTGCGGAAtaacagggaaatggcggtcggttgttttgaaaatggaaaatgaattaatattaataaaactttttaataaacaaggaTTAATGAAGTATAATAGTTTACTTCATGCCCCATTCCACATTTTTTGGGAAATTACAGGTATAGCTTggaataaaattaggaggtgtctgtaggaatgcGGCCCACTATCTTCAGGCGAAAATTATGCACTAACTAATATAGGTATCTACTATCATAATGGTAAATAATTTCCATCTGATTATGTTAATAATGTACAACAACTAAGAACTAGCGCGCATTTTGTAGAATTTTGATCGGCCCACAATTTGATCACTGGCCAGTACGACCTTAGAAATAAACCTGGCATAATTTTTTAAACCGACCATAAACTAAGAATAAGCAAAATCTCTACAAAAAAACTCGGAATACCTTATACTTGCTGTAACAACTTAGTGTAAGTACATCACTTTGTATCCTCAATACTTTTGGGCGAGTTAACGTTTATAGCCttttaactattattttttttgttgaaattagGTGTATAATGATATCAGACGTCGACCAATCAAAACCTGCAGTGTACGCTAATTCTAATTCAAATAAAATGCATATTTCACAATCGATACGTTGCATTACTACACAGttacaaatatacaatttaaataatatatctcTGATACACAAAATggtgaaataaatataattctatcacaaataaattaatttgtaccTTGTTTGTAAATACTTTTATAGCTAATATTAAAAATTGCCCTACAGGGGTGTAAAGAAAAACGACGCCAGCgcctttttgtaaaatcacattctgatgttgttgacgttggtctaacgaaCAGCTCgtgctggggggggggggggggttaaaaagaccacatcgaagcaattcatcttgcaatttgacatttgcgcatataaaattaagtgcgcaatgcaatcaaatagcaatattgctatcttagatgaattgcttcgatgtggccattttaacccccctggtgtccgtacttagttcatctcacGAAAGATGTAAccctggctaccccaattgagatatagtcgtgagcttattacaTTTGTTACGTCATAttaacctcctaagaccgaatgttctttataaatccaaacccctttgtttaactattgtgtctggaaatctcggtttTAAGAGGTTAAAGAAATGTCTTCGAGCCCGGCTTAAAACAACCCCCAGTTGATAATTTGGCAGAAACGTACGGAACATATCTCCTTACATCCCTGTATTAATCTTAGCGTAGTGGAATTACTTTATTATGCTCTTAAGCTAGCTTACGtactaaaataattgaaatcacAGTAATATTTCAGTTAATATCTCGAGACAGTTGTGCCGATCTTGGcagacaccaacttaatttgggtgaatatcaaaatgtgccaagtgtGGTGGCTAACTTTCATACTATTCCAAAAGGATCCTTTcccatgtcggaacccaatttttcacgaaaaaataatatgaaagttcgccaccaaacttgacattttgatattcacccatttgcCAGTTATAAAAGTAGCACCGTCCTGTTCTATCACTTATCGTTTTGTGAAGGACGGCTCTAAAACTAAAGCCATCCTTTTTTAGTTAGTTTGACTACTAAATATCAACTTTGTGTCTGCCGGAATCGATACCAGCTCCCGCGGCACGAGGACTACACCGCGCGCGGTTCCAATTATAACGAGTGCTTCGTCCAATAGGCGTACGACCTTTACCGCCGTAGATAGCATTCTCTACGTCTATTGGTTAGCTCTCGAAATAATTAGCGCTACGCGCGGGAATAACTTGTGCCGCCTATGCTgtttaacaatacaataaacttAGGGAAAAATAAAGCTTATACTTCAATAAAAGAAGTTTAAAGAGGCCtgcagtgttattacaaaacgaagactaaaagataaactacgtttaaaatacagggtgttagtgacatcgtaacgaatactgagtgggacgattcagaccatgattctgagttaatatcaagtggaattttccgtcttcCGTGTCACGGAAGAGGTCCCGCGGCCACGGCGTTGCTGCAGATTCTGCATATTATTATGACTAATCAATcactttcattaaaatccgtgaacttctttcgtggcgtggtggattttaaacctagtttatctttaatAAAACAAGTTGCGCATGACATACGTATAGAAAGGATATTTAAGCTTACTCTAGGATataaaggaaataataaaaaaataaatctcgTGACAGCAATTGGGGTAATACTCAAGTGCTTAGAATATATTGaacataataatcatttatcagCTTGCTTGTGCGAAGCTAGGACagttattaaatcttaattagAACCAACTTTTCTTATTAGCTTTTCTAACGGTAAAAAGAAAGCTAGCTGGCCCCTTTTGTATAGCATTcactcgtgcttagggaaactcataaACAGAAAAGATTGAAAAATTTTGGAATCGAATCTGTGACTCTTGTCAAGTAACCCACTTGGCCCAGCTTCATCACACAAAAATCACGTGtcgccttaccgcgtaagtgtgagcgagacataCAGACCGCGCGCGCTACCCTTCTAAACGGCTTAcgaccatttagactaaagtgagactcagagggggtgaggtaaatctagctctgtaccgatacgaattggcgcggggcggagtgtGACCGTTCTATATGCCACTGGGTTGAATCCCGTCCTATTACTGAATATTTATATCTTTTCTCTTTCTAGTCCCTATGTTTaagatatttttctttgaatgaAGCACACAAATAGCACACTCCTATAAGATACAGTCTTTGACATATCGCTTCCTAGACCGGTTTCTTCGCAAACCTCTCGCATATAGACAGGAGACCCTGCAATAATTATGCTTGATGCACATAGAGCCGGAGGCGCTGGGGCGCCccggacactctatacaaaaatctcattcttaccatgtGCCGCCTTACCGCATAAGTGCGCGCTCCCCtttactctttagcggcttatAGCTATTTaggctaaagtaagactcaaagacagagggcagcagtaactgtcagtactattcagaggcggaggacaggagtcctagtgtggctttgtaatagactactctggcgctatcccacttgcgtcagatagagtactgtggggcggaaagcaagagggaaaccactgccctatttttccctaaaaaagtagcatggaaaatgctgcaccgacaagatcgtggctcttaaattgatgatgatgaagactcaaagggggtgaggtaaatctagctcggcgcccgatacgaattagtgcggggcggagacttactgttctatacgtagtattatgccCACGGCCTGCTTGTTCCGATTTCCTTGATCATATACAACACCAAGTTAACTTGGTGTTTAGGGCGCAGTCCAAAAATTTAAAGCACAAGAAGAATTATAGCCACTTTTGTTTATCTGTAGAATAATTCCCAATTATAAGTACGCGTGGACGTGTTCTTTATGCCAggactaacccgcagtggagctgcgtggtggagtatgttctgtacctcctccggttgattgggaggaggcctgtgtccagcagtgggacgtgtatgggCTGTTTTTGTATGTGGTTCGCGTATTTCCGGGGGTACTTGAGTTTGAGACCAGTTACGCGGGAATAAATAATTGGGAACCATTGATGTAGAATTACAAACCTAATCTGTTAAAAGGTTATTTCTTCAGGTTCTTGTATTGCCGAAGACTCCATTTCCTGTGCATGTACTTGACGATGTATAGGGGCAGGCAGGAGACGAGGGTTATGGTCATCACTTTCCACCAGAAGTCCCAGTGTTTTATGAAGTCGCCATCTGCGGTAGACGAAAGGATGTTTGAGGAGTTGGTTTTGATTGCCAGGAAgtgtaaatacattttttgagtgtttttttttaagtagccTGCAATCGGTTGTGGTTGTGGCGATAAGGTCAAACACCCTACTAAAAATCTAAATACTAGTCTCCACCAaggttcgaacccaggacccaaggatcgtgagcccaaagctcaaacACTGGTGCACGGAAgctataaaaatagaaatgttttattgcgaccatgtgttcgtacaaaaggtggtgttataaaaatacagaagtacttagtactatagtatcaacatggatctggtaagggcactgcaactggtagagaggacaacatacttaattattagtccgtgataaaattgatatttatcataatatattttaagaatACTATTGCACCTATTTTTTAAGcattgtttttatgttttttatgaattaatttataaatatgctGACAGTATTATAAAGAAGCATCTCCTTagtattatcccatttttcacagggtccgcatatctaacctgaagatttgacaggtctgatttttaacaagcgactgcctgtctgaccttccaacccgcgaagggaaaactagcctaatacaggctaggtcacatacctccgacaatgcatttctcgtgagtgtgggtttcctcacgatgtttttcttcaccgctgagcacgtgaaaatgattcaaacatgaattcgaaaacaaattcgacaatcattggaggcaagcgttctgccaactgggcttaAGGCTGCGtgtccattgacgcggagctgtgtgGAGatatgcaggaatcgaccaatcaccgtaagggagagagtgacagagcgtcttcgtttttcgctctctcgaactcTGTAATTTGTCAAATCCGCAcgtctccgcgtcagtggaaacccttAGTATTATAAAGAAGCGAAAGCCGAAGAGGTGAATCGTGGTACTCACCGAAGTATGTAGTAAATATAAGCAACGTGGCGGTGTACATGAGCAGGCTGACCAACTCTGCGAGCACCATAAGGCGATGCCACGTGACCACGGTTAGAGCCACCATGATCAGTTCAGTTAGGATCAGCGCAGTATAGCTGATCTCTACTATGTGGATCAGCTGATCTTCGAACAGGACTAGCGCGCCGTACATTATTACGCCACCTGAAGAAGTAAAGTCGGtgagaaattatttttaacactttagaatagaatagaatagaataactttattcccaaaacagtgcagtacaatagtagagaagataaagataagtatacaaatcaaaaatacactgccagggaaaagggactgactcagcatgttgttgcgaaggatagtagaaataccactcttagcaacactgatattctgccagtacctaagttacgcttataaatactttgaactatcgtgccaacaaaaagtgtcgggatttacttacaataaataagaaaataagcaaatgtaattatgaagaaaatatatgaattaagggattacgaaaaatatgaaagtattagtcaaaggtagatagtatgccaaggggttaaagtatacataatagatacgacaaataaacagatgtgtaaaataaaagccacagataaacagataacgagagagattcataaacaatatatgacaagtagatgtgtataacataattatgaaataagtatcAAGTTCAGTTACCGACGTTTTTCTGAATATTAAGAAGATATTCCTTATATTTCACCTTaaaactttcagggatacaGACTACCAGTCATTGACAGTTCAATCATACATAACAATGGTGCTTCttcctatcgtgtggattgtgagatggaataccaacctcatcaaccctggtgtcagggttactattgagccgctaaaggcccctgacatgactcatgtaactactatacacttacatcagtaagtagtgaccggaaccagcggcttaacgcgccttccgaagcacgtatcatcttactttcggacaatcaggtgatcagcctgtaatgtcctagccaaactagggatcataaagtgatttttgtgatatatccccactgggcttcgaacccggggcctccggcggctcaataataaccctgacacgagggttgatgaggttggtgttccacctcacaacacacgataagaagaagaatagcaaTACAAGTACCTTGGTATATAGAGATCCCGGTCCATATATAGAAGGTCTTGTATGAGAGTTGTCGTCCCTTCGTCAGCTGCTTATACAGCTGCGGATGCCGAAGCGCCGTTGAGCTGGGAATGTCTTTATCCAAAACCTTAAAgtgaaagaaataaaagctGTTCTAAGTTTCTGAAAATGAtctgagccacaagtaatcaaagacaacttgcagccatttttgataaggagactatgtttatgtttattatgcgCGATGgatgatgaggagctcggtggcgcagcggtttacgcgctcggtctgcgaatgttgaagtaaagcaactttcgcaaaggccggtcataggatgggtgaccacaaaaaaaagttttcatctcgagctcctccgtgcttcggaaggcacgttaagccgttggtcccggctgcattagcagtcgttaacaaccatcaatccgcactgggcccgcgtgatggtttaaggcccgatctccctatccatccatagggaaggcccgtgccccagcagtggggacgttaatgggctgatgatgatgatgcgcgatggatgttatgtatgtattattgtgtatgcttgtacacgctatctgccctctcctcgttaatctttcactcccacaggcctactggaagaaatttctgttagaaataagttgtgccttttgtctctcctcatgttgtcatatttattttgtttctgtgttatcctgtgtacaataaattattaaatatataaatatgttttagtgaaaagggatcagcctatcgcccataacattagcccaTGTTAGAAATGAGATAATCCTGTAGTAAAATTATCTAAACACTTAGCTGTATTAAAATACTCACCAATGAGAATACTGGCAGCATAGTGAACACGGTTCCGTAGCCAACCATCAAGAAGCCGGGATACAGTGAGACTGATGAGAAGTAGAATACCACTGAGAAGACCGCCTGTAAACAAATCGACATTTCGACATGTGGCTGAAAGACGTTGGTTGAAACGGTGTCGGGTCAGGGTATACTGAGACAGTATCAAGAAGAGTTGTTAGGGAAAGTGACGGAGAACTCAAAATTTGAAAGGGAATTTTGAACGTATGTTCTGggttgaatgtgttcctctagttattaaatagcttgtaatgtatacccacATTGATAttgaaaagatgtgttgctgttgcagtttcttgtcatttcttctcctcagccataacaccttgcgaaatgacgtaaattcaaatatgttacattgaccttcgacaagtatatccatgataattacgtttaatAAATGAGTCTGATTCTGGGGATGTTGCCAGCAAGGCAATCAGGCAGGAAGTGACCTAGTGGCCAGGAGCGATGCCAACGAGAGGTCGACATGTCGTaaaatgatgaatgatgatgatgatgatttgaattttgaatttttgatctGGGTACAGACCTGCATGGTGGACACGATGAGCCCCCGGTGCACGATGAACAGGCAGAGCGCGGCGGAGCGcatggcggcgcggcggccgtgCACCAGCAGCAGGCGCGCCAGGCTGCGGAACTGGCGCACGCTCACGTCGCCCGCCAGCGACGCCGCACGGCCCTCCGCGCCCTCGATGCCCACGCCTGCGGCATACGACAACGGATGATACTACGTATACatcggcaactcttcgctccccacccgCGGCTGAGTTAGCTTCCCCCCCCCCACCCTcggtcttagggtggtattaataaactaatcccagctttgagactgccctcaagatcatgtcaatgtgacagttcttatataaaaacagatacttgagcatggtctggagggcaatctcagctgagattagtttattaataccacccttaatcttcaatcgtgtggACGTCAGACATCACGCACAGCTTATGTTATAATCGACCAACTCACCCACCCACATCACCCACTCACCCATATCGGCCTCCTGTATCATAGCGACGTCGTTGCCCCCATCTCCGACCGCGGCCACTACATGCTTCCTAGCGCGCAGGAGTCGCGCCACACGCGCCTTCTGGGTCGGAGAGCACCTGGCCACGACTACACCGGAACATCGACGGAGAATGTCGACGAACTCTTCCTCGTAGAAGTGAAGGCATACCTGGCGAAATAAGAGCGTCTGATAAGACTGTTTTTTGTTACGTCGGTTGATCTTCATAAACTCATGTAGTTTATAAGGTTAATGGCTGACCTCCCCAACCATGGTATCAGTTTATTATTGAGTCCAATAATGACTATGTATATATACTTAAGTCACacttcggacacttcatacaaaaatctcattcttacctaaCGCATAATCGCATAACGCGTATTttccggagaggaaatatgattggccacctgatacgacccgattcatttataacaaacattatagaaggaaaaattgaagggaagagaggaaggggtagacctaggataacatttatgaaacaaataaaagagaaggtgcaggtcgtgtcgtatcgggaggtgaaggttttggcgggaagaagagaggaatggcggttactccaccgacaagagcgcagctcttaaatagagagagagacctaacgcataagtgcaagcgagacagactgcgcgctctcccttactcctccAGCTTACAGCCGTTTAAGACTGAAGTAAAActcaaagggggtgaggtcggcgcccgatacgaattggtgcggggcagagagttctATATGTAGAATTATTATTCGTTATAgacgttgctctaacagaaagctcagtgaggtgtgggtacttagtttatcttatgatggatgtacctctgccccAATTGGATTATAGTTGTGTGCTTATGTATGCTTAAGTAGCAGCCAGCGCCAACGACTTAACATGCCAAATCAAACCCTAAGAAGTGTATTCGACATGTAGTCGTATTTCGTGGATGTATGTGGTCACCTGTAGCGTCTCCCCCTCCACGATGAGGTCCATGGCGTCGTCTCCGGCCTGCAGCGCCTGCAGCAGCGCGTGCGCATCCCGGCGGCTGGTGCACTCCTGCGCCACATGCCAGCTCGTGCCGCCGCCCAGCTGCAGTGACCGCGCGATACACAGAGCCGTCTCTAGTTTATCACCGGTTAGCATCCAGATCTGAAAGAAAACGAAAATGTTATCTGGAGGTCGTTAGCGAATCTGGGCCGCAGGAGGTTAAAATAATCCTCGTGTACAACAGTGACTTTGATTCCTGCAACTACCCCCAGCAACTTTAGCCCGCGGTACAACTTgtcatctatacagggtgttagtgacatcgtaacaaatactgagaggggtgattcagctgattattctgagctaatatcaagtgaaattttctattGCAAAAGTATTGCAAtagaaaattttgaatttagaattgaacataatttataaatcgtaaattttgcgacggaaaattccacttgatattaactcagaatcatagtctgaatcatcccccttagtattcgataCTGTGTCACTAAATCCCTGTATAGCTATTTTACACAACAGTGGTATATACCTTGATCCCAGCAGTACGCAACATAGACAGCGTCCTCGGCACATCGTCAGCTAGTCGGTCCTCCACGCCCGTCACTCCGAGCAACTCTAGCCCGGAGTATAACTTTGACATCGCTGAGGCAGTCTTCTCGTTGCGGTTCGTGACGCTTAGACGAGCTTCTTTATAGTCAGCCTGGAAATAATACGAAGTGAACTTGAAACTGGACATTTCATTGGTTTCATTTGTCTCTAAATCTGGATCGTGAGGCGAGCCGAATGCTCTGACTTGATTAAGAAATCATACATTTGGCAAATGGCTATGATCTCTCGTGTGGATTCTGAGATCAGTGCCGACCTGAataaccttggtgtcagggttgccgccaaaggcccttgacatggcacTGAAGCAAGGTTCTTCGGTATCGATTTTGTCTTCTGAAGTTTTAGCCACCTGTTGCGATTCTCCTTGTAAATACTGACCTCAAACGCGacatattcctgcttgctgagCGTCCGTCGTGCGACCACCATGGTGCGCAGGCCGTCGGCCGCGAGGCGCCGGCACTCACTGGCCAGCCACTCAGATTGCAATAACTTAGCTAGCGCCACGTCCGCGCCTTTCACGAAGTATGTGATCTTTCCTGTATTATCGTCCTGGAATAAtagttgatcatcatcatcatcagcccattaacgtccccactgctggggcacgggccttccctatggatggatagggagatagggaGAAATTAAAACAGTGTGTGTAGCAGGCCCGTGCGCGCGAACTTCAGTCACGTTCGATTTAGTAACAACATACCTGTACAATAATGCCCATCATTTTGCTCTCGCTGGTAAAGGGGAAGATCTGTAGGATGGTAAACTGCATAATCTCATTTGCGGCGCGCAATTTCAGCGATATGTTGTGTAGGTCGCGCTTGTATAGCGATATGCCCATCTGGAAACGAATTGTTAGAATTAGAATCTTTCCGCCACTGAAATCTCACCGTGTACCGCCCATTTGGCGTGAGATTGGCAGTAATAGGGACTTAGATCATAGTCATACGCGGTGTGTATACACAAACGCCTTGATATTTTATGGGAGTGCTGTCTAATATGCCCCAAAATGTGCCACTGCTTGGCTGTCGCtcacatcatctccctagcgttatcccatttttaaCGGGGtccgtaacctgaagatttgacaggtctatgATTTGGCAGTCACTAAGTTCCTAAGAAGAATATGAACCTCACCATATCGGTCCACTTGACAAGCGCGACCTCGTCGGGGCTGGATGCCTGGTAGTCACACAGTTGCTGTTGAGGCACCGTGCCGCCGCACGACTCCGACATTACTGAGCTGCCCATGTCTGTCGGGGAAGACATTTTATATTATGACATAATGAGGCGCAAGGAAGTAGAATCTCCAAGTGAAAatctactaaaataaaaagcattcATCCGCATCACTTAATAAAACGGTCTCATACCGTTTACCATCGAACATTGACGGATCATTTCACCACAATTTCCACGATATG from Pectinophora gossypiella chromosome 3, ilPecGoss1.1, whole genome shotgun sequence encodes:
- the LOC126382072 gene encoding probable phospholipid-transporting ATPase IIB, with the protein product METTPLLTRPKRKSLWSRLMHSRFRKKELSSRVIYVGQIPEEEYPPNYVCNQKYNIITFLPLVLFEQFRFFLNMYFLVMAVSQFIPSIRIGYLYTYWGPLCFVLSVTLFREAVDDFRRYRRDKEVNRQRYERIVLNHTENGYRPFQTEHVSASKLRVGDIVMLHKGQRVPADMILLRTNETMGTVFIRTDQLDGEIDWKLRIPLPSTQKLPTDAHLLDINAQIFVEKPEKDIHSFIGTCTRLDEEESDSLDIENTLWSGCVVASGQATGLVIYTGSETRSVMNNAAPRSKVGRLDLQINDLTKVLFAATLFVSFLMIVLKGFNGPWYGFLFRFVLLFSYIIPISLRVNLDMGKAFYSWTIQRDKQIEGTVMRSTTIPEELGRIQYLLADKTGTLTKNEMVFQKLHLGNALFHRNNFHEVEALLTQYVTNDAASLPTSPVGSEGPMAPTPRQVWHAVLALALCHNVTPVYEVDQRRDEVDDTQSDMGSSVMSESCGGTVPQQQLCDYQASSPDEVALVKWTDMMGISLYKRDLHNISLKLRAANEIMQFTILQIFPFTSESKMMGIIVQDDNTGKITYFVKGADVALAKLLQSEWLASECRRLAADGLRTMVVARRTLSKQEYVAFEADYKEARLSVTNRNEKTASAMSKLYSGLELLGVTGVEDRLADDVPRTLSMLRTAGIKIWMLTGDKLETALCIARSLQLGGGTSWHVAQECTSRRDAHALLQALQAGDDAMDLIVEGETLQVCLHFYEEEFVDILRRCSGVVVARCSPTQKARVARLLRARKHVVAAVGDGGNDVAMIQEADMGVGIEGAEGRAASLAGDVSVRQFRSLARLLLVHGRRAAMRSAALCLFIVHRGLIVSTMQAVFSVVFYFSSVSLYPGFLMVGYGTVFTMLPVFSLVLDKDIPSSTALRHPQLYKQLTKGRQLSYKTFYIWTGISIYQGGVIMYGALVLFEDQLIHIVEISYTALILTELIMVALTVVTWHRLMVLAELVSLLMYTATLLIFTTYFDGDFIKHWDFWWKVMTITLVSCLPLYIVKYMHRKWSLRQYKNLKK